The window TCGGCGCACTCAGCCCGGCGGGGACGCCGTTGTAGTGCAGCACGATCTTCCCGCGCAGGTCCAAGCCGGCGAGGTCATTCGCGCCGGGGAGGGAGAGTCCATACCCCGCGAAAATGATTGGCGCCTCCACGTCTCCGGTCGTGAGTCGTGCTGCGGGGCGCACGTCGGTGCCGGCCGCGAGCGCGGACCACTGTCCGTTCTCCTTGAGTGCGAACGTCACGCGCGCAGCGTCCATTCGGGTCTCGACGAACCCAACGCGCTGGAACCAGCCTTCACTGCCGCCCGCCTGCAGCCCGGCCCCCTGAATTGCTCGGCGATGTATCGTGATGCGGTCTCGTGCCCTGGCGTGCCCGTATTGCGGCCCTTGAGCGAGTCGTGGGCGAGCACCTGGACGTGCCGCCACCACGCCTCAGCGGGCGACTGTGCCGCGAGGGTGATGGGCAGGGCGATCGCGGCCGCCAGGCCGGCGAGGGGAGAGCAGGCACGTGCGACGTTCATCCGGTGCTCCATCGGTTGGTGAGGGTGCGCCAGGTCCGAGGGGCAGATGGCGGCGCACCGTTGAAAGTTTGGACCTCGTTTGGTGGCGCGGCAATCCGACCGGCTCCGGGGAGCCGTCAGGTACTGGCACGATCGCGAGGGGTCGTTCGTCCGTTCTGTGCGTGCGTCGCCGCCAGGCGCGCGTGGTTCCCATCGTGATATCGCATCAGGAAGTCCTCGCTCCACGGCGCGAAGGTCCCACCGCGCAAGTGTTGCCGGGCCTCCGCCATCAGGTTGACCAGGAAGTGCACGTTGTGCAGCGAGAGGAGTCGTAATCCCAACATTTCCTCTGCGGCAAACAAGTGGCGCAGGTAGGCGCGGTCGTGATGCTGGCACGTGGCACAGGTGCATCCCTCGACGAGGGGCGATCGATCGAGGCGGTGCGACGAACGCTTGATCTGTACCGAACCGTCGCGCGTGAACGCGGTCCCATGGCGTCCCATGCGGGTTGGCACGACGCAGTCAAACAGGTCGATCCCGCGCCGCACCCCTTCGACCAGATCATCGGGAAAGCCAACCCCCATCAGGTAGCGCGGGCGATCGCGCGGCAACACGGCATCGCACACCTCGATGGTGGCATACATGTCCGGCTTGGCTTCGCCGACCGACAGTCCGCCAATGGCGATACCACGCCAGTCTCCCGTGGCGAGGATCCCGGCGACCGAGGCCCGCCGCAGTTCGGGTGACAACCCACCCTGTACAATGGGAAATAGGGCCTGCGGCGGCGCGAGGCGTTCGTCGTCCGAGTGATACGTCGAAAGGTCCGGGGTGCCGATCGGGGTGGCGACCGTCCCGAGCGGGGAGCGACCATCGCGCGACATGGCGTCGAAGGCGATGCGACAGCGCTCGAGCCAGCGCAGGCTGCGCTCCATGGCTTCCCGCGAACGCTCCGCGGTCGACTTGCTCTCGATGAGCTCATCGAGCTGCATGATGATGTCGGCGCCGAGGTTGCGCTCGATCTCCATCACCCGCTCTGGCGTATAGTCGTGCACGACACCGTCGATCGGGCTCTTGAAGCGCACGCCGCGCTCGTCGACGCTCCGCGTCTTGGCCAGCGAGTAGACCTGGAATCCCCCGGAGTCCGTGAGCATCGGACCGGTCCAACGAGAGAAAGCGTGCAAGCCCCCGAGCGCCCGGATCACCGCGTCGCCGGGGCGGAGGAACAGGTGATACGCATTCCCCAGGACGATGCGCGCCCCCGTCGCCTCGACCTCGGCCATGGTCAGGCCACGCACCGTGGCGTTGGTGCCTACCGGCATGAACGCGGGGGTCTCCACGACGCCGTGTGGCGTGGAGAACCATCCATGTCGTGCGGCACCCGAATCGTGTGCGCTGCGAAAGCTGAAGTCGGTCACGGCGAGGATGAGGCGGGGCTGCCCGGCGCCGACCGCGCGACGCTGGTGTCCGCCGGGGGCGACGTGGCGGAGAGTCGTGCGACCAGGGTGCGCATCATCCAGGCGACCCCGACCACGATCAGTGCGAGCATGGCCGCTCGCATCGCGCTGATCGCCAGGGCCAGGTCCCACGCCGGCCATTCCCAGGCATACTCGCCGAGGCCAGCGCCACGCTCGGTCATCCAGTGCCAGGCAGAGTGTGCGACCAGGGCGGACAGGAGAATGGTTCCCATGCGTTCGCCCACGCGCCGAAGTAGCCAGGACAACACCGGGACAGCGAGGAGCACCACGAGCAACTGGCCCAACTCCACCCCGACATTGAACGCCAGCAACGATGTCAGGAGATGCGAGCCAGCGAACTGGAGCGATTCACGCAGGGCAAAGGAAAAGCCGAACCCGTGCACCAAGCCAAAGCCGAACGCCAACATCCACCGCTGCTGTTGGCGCACGCCGACGATGTTCTCGAACGCCATGAAGACAATCGACGCGGCGATCAGGGTCTCGATGAGCGGGGGAAACCAGAGGGCGTCGGGGACGATCCCGACGGCGGCGGCGATCAGCGTGACCGAATGAGCGGCGGTGAACGACGTCACGATCCCGACCAGCGGGCGGACTCGGCGCACGGGGATCACCAGGCAAAGCACAAACAGCAGGTGATCAACCCCATCCATGATGTGCGCGAACCCGAGCGCGACAAACCGTGAGGCGGCGTTCCACCATCCCGGATCGAGGTCGACGCGCCCCGGGTTTCCCACCCAGGTGAAGGCCCGCTCCGGTCCGCCCGGGGCCTGGAACCGCAGCAGGGTGGAGGTTTCGATGCCAAGGTGCGCGAGGTTGGGGTCGATCGCGAACCGCGCGCTGTCCGCGGTGATGGGGTACTCCAGCAGGACGTCGAGCAGCGCCTGCTGCCACGGGATCTCCGTCTCCGGGGGGAGCGGCGTGCCACGCACGAGCGCCATGGCCTCCCCCCAGTCCCCAAAGCTCCGGTCGGAGGGCAGCGACGCCCGTGCGGCGACTACCCGGCCGCTCGGCAATTCCCGGCCGTCCTCGAACACGCGCATATAGTCGGCCAGCCAGAGTTGCGCGGCCTCGCGAAAGTGCTGTTCGGCGCGTGGGAGGTCGAGGTACCCCGCGCCGCGGAGCGGGAACTCCATATCACGCATCGCGCCCATTGGGGCGCGGACCACGACCTGTAGCCGGTTCCCGGCGGGGCGGACGAGGAGGACGACGTTCACCCGTTGCGGCACCTCATGGGCCCGTGCCGTGGGGACCCGGAGGCCGAGGGCCGCGAGTACGAGGAAGAAGCGAACGGTGAACGAACGGGGCACGGCGGTCTGGACGGGGCTCTGTCCGCGGGATTAGTTCAGGCGCGGTTCACGCCCGGGTGCCCAACTATAGCCTCCGGGGGCTTTGCATTCACGTCCAGACGGGGAACACGGCACAATGGCTCGACGCACGCTCGTACTCGGCTCCGCCCTGGTGGGCGGCATCGTGGTCCTGGGACTCGCCCAGTCGGCCCTTCAACTGACGGCGCAGGACCAGCTGGTCAATGCCCCGCGGTTCGAGGTCGACCCGGTGTGGCCCAAGCCGATGCCGAACCACTGGATCCTGGGCTCCGCCATCGGTGTCGGCGTCGACTCGCGGGACCACGTCTATATCATCCACCGGGGCGACTCGACGCTGAACCAGCGGACGGAGGCGGGTGGCGGTGGGCGCATCGCCGAGTGCTGTCTTTCGGCGCCGCCGATCCTCGAGTTCGATCCGGCGGGGAACCTCGTGAACTCGTGGGGCGGCCCGGGGCAGGGGTACGACTGGCCCAGCTCCAATCACGGGATCTCGCTCGACGCCAAGGACAATGTGTGGATTGGCGGCAACGGCAACGGCGACTCGCACATCCTCAAGTTCACGCGCGACGGCAAGTTCCTCGCGCAGTTCGGCCAGGCGAAGCAGCCGGTCAACAGCAAGTCGACCACGTCGTTCGGGCGGGTCGCCAAGATCTCGTTTGACGACAAGGCGAACGAGGCCTACGTGTCGGACGGCTACGGCAACAAGCGAGTGGCGGTCATTGACATGAACACCGGCGCGATGAAGCGCTTCTGGGGCGCATACGGCGAGGCCCCGAAGGACACGAACATGGGGCCCTACAACCCCGATGCGCCGCTGATCCGGCAGTTCCGCAACCCGGTGCACTGCGCCGAGCCGACGACGGATGGGTTGGTGTACGTGTGCGATCGGCCCAACGACCGGATCCAGGTCTTCCAGAAGGACGGCAAGTTCGTGAAGGAGGTGCAGGTCGCGCCCAAGACCCGTGGCGACGGCTCCACCTGGGACATCGCCTTCTCCCGCGATCCGCAGCAGCGCTACCTCTATCTCGCGGACGGGAAGAACGAGAAGGTGTACGTCATGGATCGCCAGTCGCTGACCATCATCACCGAGTTTGGCGATGGCGGCCGGCAGCCCGGGCAGTTCTTCGCCGTGCACAGCATCGCCACGGACAGCAAGGGCAACATCTACACCACAGAGACGTACGAAGGAAAGCGGCTACAGAAGTTCACCTACCGCGGCATGGGCCGCGTGAAGAAGGTGCAAGGGGTGCCGTGGCCGGCCCGGCGCTAGGGCGAGGATCCGCGCCAGCGTCCTGAGCTGCGCCGCGCGGCACGCGCTTCCTTCAGGGACGGCGGCCCGGGGAGCGACCGGTGTGCCTCACATCAAGCATTTCCAACCTTCCGGCGCGGGTGGCCCGCCCCCCGCGGCCGGGGTACAATAGCTGAGCGGCCTTCGCGCTCACGCCTCCCTCGATCGTTCGGCGCGCCCGCTCGCACGACACGCTTCCCCGACCGTGTGCCCACGCTCAACGCACAAGCCGTGACTGCGCCGAAGCCCGGGGTCGAGCCCTGGGGACCTTCGCGCGGCGCCACTGCGCCGGGCTGGCCATCGGGTGTACGCCCGATCATCATCGGTGTGGTGGTGCTGTACGCCACGGTCTACAGTCTCGCGCTGCTCCTGCGCCTCGGCGTGGACACGTGGGTGTTCGAGAACACCGCGTTCCTCCCCCTCTACGCGTTGGCGGGGGTCGGCGCGCTCGTGGGGGCGAGCCAGGGAGGGCTCAGCGCGCGACAACGGCTGGGGTGGCGCCTGATCGGGATCGGGTGGATTGCCTCGTGCCTGGGGGCGTGGGCCTACCTTGCGCCGGCAGCGCCCTCGGTCGACGTCATCGACGACGTGCTGTACCGGTCGTACTACCCGTTGGTGATGCTCGGCTTTCTGCTGCTTGTCGATGCGGAGGCGCTGAGGGATGCTCCGGCGCGCGCCCTCCTGGAACTGGCCATCATCGGTGTGGCCGCACTGACCTTGAGCTGGTACTTCGTCTGGGGGCTGACCGAGCGTTCCGCCGGGTCGGCCAGTGCGTCGACCTTTGACGACATCGGTGCCCTTGGCGAGGTCGCCGTGCTCGTGGCTGCGGGCACCGCCCTCATCGCTCCCGGGCGCGGCGATTCGCGCCGCAGGGTGGAGTGGCTCGGGGCCGGCGCGCTCTGCGCTTCCGTGGGGGACCTGATGCTGGTGCGCGCTTCGCTCGACACCAGCATCACGTTGCGTCAGGTGGGGTCTGTGCTCGTGGCCGTGAGTGCAGCCCTTTTTGCGATCGCCGGCATGATCCCACGTCGCCCGCCGCTGGAGGAAGCCCGGACCCCGGCCTCGCTGCTCCCCTACGCCTCGCTTGCAGTTATCGGGCTGATTGTCGTGCGCGAGGCGCTGCTGGGCCCTTCCCCCAGCCGCGCGCTTGGTGGACTCCTCATTGGTGCGGTGCTCCTCACGACGCTGGTGATCGCGCGCGTGGTCCTGGCCGAGAGCGACGCCCGCCGCCGTGCGCACCTCCTCGAAGCGGCCACTGAGGTCCGCATCGAACTGGAACGGCAATTGCGGCACCGGCAGCGGTTGGATGCGCTCGGGCTGCTCGCTGGGGGCGTCGCCCATGACTTCAACAATGTCTTGCAGGCCGTGCGCAGCCATGCAGAGCTGGCGCTGTTGAATGCCCCGACTGCTGCGCAGGGCGACCTCCGGCAGATCGTCCAGGCAACGGCGCGTGGTGCGGCGCTGTGCCGCCAACTGCTCCTCTTTGGACGTCCGCTTCCGGGCGAGCGAGTGCGCTTCGTCCTGTCCGATGCGATCACCGGGATCTTCCCGATGCTTCGTCGAGTGGTCCCCTCCACGATTGAAATCGACGTGATCGACCAGGCGCCCACGGCGACGGTCCTTGCCGAGCGAGCGCAGGTGGAGGTGGCGATTCTCAACCTGGTCATGAACGCCCGCGACGCGATCCCTGCCGAAGGCCGTGTGACGCTCGAGCTGGCCACGGCTATGCCCCCGGAAGGGAATGGTGACGCCGGCGTCCAACTCACGGTCCGAGACACCGGTTGCGGGATGTCCGCCGAAACGATGTCACGAGCTGTGGAGCCGTTCTTTACTACGAAGGGAGGTCAAGGGACCGGGCTTGGGTTGTCGACGGCGTTCGGGACGATGCGCGCGCTCGGCGGCGACCTCACAATGCGCTCGTCAGAGGGGGTGGGGACCGCGGTAACCCTCACGTTCCCCCCGGCACCTGGTGCCCCAGCGACACCCCCAGCCACGGTGAGCTGTCCCGCGGTACCGCGAGATGGTGTTCGGGTCCTCGTGGTCGATGATGAACCATCGGTGCGCACCGCAATGCAGCGCGGTCTTGCCCTGCTTGGATACGACGTTCAGGTGGCGTGTGATGGGCTCGAGGCGCTGGAATATCTTCAGGCCGATCCGAGGCGGGTGGATGCGCTCCTATCGGACGTCAACATGCCCCGCCTCAGCGGGGTCACGCTCGCGACGCGGCTTCGTGAGGAAGGAGCGACACTCCCGATCATCCTGATGACGGGCAACGCCGCGAGCGTATCCGAGGGCAGCGGACTGCCGGAAGGTGTCTTGCTCCTCAGCAAGCCCTTTGACCTTGAAGAGCTCGCCGGGCTCCTGGATCGATTGCTCGTGCGCTGACCGGAGCTCAGGCTCTGCCCCGGCGAGTTGCGAAGGCGGAGCGCTGGCATGGGTTGGAGGTGGAAGCGGCTCATGCGCCGGAGAGCTGGCAGTTGGCGGCCATGGGTCGTGCCCGCGCTGGGCAGCCGGCGGTGCGCGCGGTAGCTTCGGGCGTAGAACCTCACCCGACCGTATGCGATTTCCGACCCTCGCTTTCCCGCTGCTCGTCCTCGCCGGCCCCGCCCTGGCGCAGTTCCGCGGGGGAGCCCAGCAGGTTCCTGCCGCCAACCCGCGGTTCACCTACGTGGGCCCCAACCCCGCTGGCCGCGTGTCGGCCATCGCCGGGATCCCCGGGGATACGATGACGTACTTCGCCGGGGGGGCGTCCGGCGGCGTCTGGAAGACCACCGACGGCGGGCGGACCTTCACCCCGACCTTTGATGAGATGCCGGTGCAGGCCATCGGGTCGATCGCGGTCGCGCCGTCGAACCCGCGCATCGTCTGGGCAGGTACCGGTGAGGCCTGGGCGATCCGGGATAGCGACATGCAGGGTGATGGGATCTACAAGTCGACAGATGGCGGCATGACCTGGAAGAACAGCGGGCTGCCGGAGTCCGGACGCATCGGGCGGGTGATCATCCACCCGACCAACCCGGACATCGTCTTCGCCTGCGTACTCGGTCGCACCACCGGGCCACAGGAGGAGCGCGGCGTCTACCGCACGACTGATGGTGGGGCCACCTGGACGCGTACGCTCTTCGTGAACCCGAACACCGGCTGTTCGGGGATCGACATCGACGACAAGAACCCCGCCACGGTCATCGCCGGCACGTGGGAAGTGGAGATGAAGACGTGGGTGATGACCTCCGGTGGCCCCGGCAGCGGGGTGTTTGTGTCGTCCGACACCGGGAAGACCTGGACGCGCCAGATAACCGGGATGCCGAAGTCGCCGGTCGGCAAGATCGACGTCGCCATAGCGCCATCCAACCCGAAGCGGATGTACGCCCTGATCCAGACGGCCGACCAGGGCTCCCTCTGGCGGACCGACAATGGCGGCGGCGAATGGAAGGTCGTGAGCTGGGATCGTCGCCTGATCGGTCGCGCTGGCTTCTACATCCGGGTGGACGTGAACCCGGAGAACGACCTCGAAGTGCTCGTGGCCAACTCGTCGTTGCTCCGGTCGGTCGACGGCGGCGAGACCTTCCCGTTCGAGGGTGGTGGCTGCGGCGACTGCCACGATATCTGGTTTGACCAGCGGAATCCCGCGCACTGGGCGGTAACCGGCGACGGCGGCTGGGGCGTCACCCGCAATCACGGGCAGGCGTACGCGCAGTTCGTCCTCCCCGTCGGCCAGATGTACCACGTGGCGATCGACGAGCGGACCCCCTACTGGATCTACTCCAACCGCCAGGACTGCTGCACCATGCGGGGGCCGAGTGACCGGCCGACCCCGGTGCCGAATGTGCCGTCGTACAACCTGCGCGGCGGCGACCAGGCGCTGCCGGGGATGTTCGGCG is drawn from Gemmatimonadota bacterium and contains these coding sequences:
- the tgt gene encoding tRNA guanosine(34) transglycosylase Tgt — protein: MTDFSFRSAHDSGAARHGWFSTPHGVVETPAFMPVGTNATVRGLTMAEVEATGARIVLGNAYHLFLRPGDAVIRALGGLHAFSRWTGPMLTDSGGFQVYSLAKTRSVDERGVRFKSPIDGVVHDYTPERVMEIERNLGADIIMQLDELIESKSTAERSREAMERSLRWLERCRIAFDAMSRDGRSPLGTVATPIGTPDLSTYHSDDERLAPPQALFPIVQGGLSPELRRASVAGILATGDWRGIAIGGLSVGEAKPDMYATIEVCDAVLPRDRPRYLMGVGFPDDLVEGVRRGIDLFDCVVPTRMGRHGTAFTRDGSVQIKRSSHRLDRSPLVEGCTCATCQHHDRAYLRHLFAAEEMLGLRLLSLHNVHFLVNLMAEARQHLRGGTFAPWSEDFLMRYHDGNHARLAATHAQNGRTTPRDRAST
- a CDS encoding HupE/UreJ family protein, with protein sequence MPRSFTVRFFLVLAALGLRVPTARAHEVPQRVNVVLLVRPAGNRLQVVVRAPMGAMRDMEFPLRGAGYLDLPRAEQHFREAAQLWLADYMRVFEDGRELPSGRVVAARASLPSDRSFGDWGEAMALVRGTPLPPETEIPWQQALLDVLLEYPITADSARFAIDPNLAHLGIETSTLLRFQAPGGPERAFTWVGNPGRVDLDPGWWNAASRFVALGFAHIMDGVDHLLFVLCLVIPVRRVRPLVGIVTSFTAAHSVTLIAAAVGIVPDALWFPPLIETLIAASIVFMAFENIVGVRQQQRWMLAFGFGLVHGFGFSFALRESLQFAGSHLLTSLLAFNVGVELGQLLVVLLAVPVLSWLLRRVGERMGTILLSALVAHSAWHWMTERGAGLGEYAWEWPAWDLALAISAMRAAMLALIVVGVAWMMRTLVARLSATSPPADTSVARSAPGSPASSSP
- a CDS encoding response regulator, producing the protein MTAPKPGVEPWGPSRGATAPGWPSGVRPIIIGVVVLYATVYSLALLLRLGVDTWVFENTAFLPLYALAGVGALVGASQGGLSARQRLGWRLIGIGWIASCLGAWAYLAPAAPSVDVIDDVLYRSYYPLVMLGFLLLVDAEALRDAPARALLELAIIGVAALTLSWYFVWGLTERSAGSASASTFDDIGALGEVAVLVAAGTALIAPGRGDSRRRVEWLGAGALCASVGDLMLVRASLDTSITLRQVGSVLVAVSAALFAIAGMIPRRPPLEEARTPASLLPYASLAVIGLIVVREALLGPSPSRALGGLLIGAVLLTTLVIARVVLAESDARRRAHLLEAATEVRIELERQLRHRQRLDALGLLAGGVAHDFNNVLQAVRSHAELALLNAPTAAQGDLRQIVQATARGAALCRQLLLFGRPLPGERVRFVLSDAITGIFPMLRRVVPSTIEIDVIDQAPTATVLAERAQVEVAILNLVMNARDAIPAEGRVTLELATAMPPEGNGDAGVQLTVRDTGCGMSAETMSRAVEPFFTTKGGQGTGLGLSTAFGTMRALGGDLTMRSSEGVGTAVTLTFPPAPGAPATPPATVSCPAVPRDGVRVLVVDDEPSVRTAMQRGLALLGYDVQVACDGLEALEYLQADPRRVDALLSDVNMPRLSGVTLATRLREEGATLPIILMTGNAASVSEGSGLPEGVLLLSKPFDLEELAGLLDRLLVR